A single region of the Acetivibrio cellulolyticus CD2 genome encodes:
- a CDS encoding ABC transporter ATP-binding protein has translation MEDIIKVKNLSKAYGNLKAVDDFSFSVKKGTVFGLLGANGAGKSTTIECVLGTKKADSGLVSVLGMNPTINRKELFEQVGVQFQEAHYQENIKVGELCEVTASLYKSPAEYNQLLTDFGIANKRGILVKELSGGEKQRLFIVLALIPKPKVVFLDELTTGLDARARRDVWQILTRLKADGLTILLTSHFMDEVETLCDEICILKAGKPAFCGTVTEAINQSPHDKFEDAYLWFTDERSAGNESL, from the coding sequence GAGGATATAATCAAGGTAAAGAATCTGTCAAAGGCTTACGGTAATCTGAAAGCTGTTGATGATTTCAGCTTTTCGGTAAAGAAAGGCACAGTATTTGGCTTGCTTGGTGCAAATGGCGCAGGAAAGAGTACAACCATTGAATGTGTTTTGGGTACAAAAAAGGCTGACAGCGGTCTTGTTTCTGTATTAGGAATGAACCCAACTATCAATCGTAAGGAACTTTTTGAGCAGGTGGGTGTACAGTTCCAGGAGGCGCATTACCAGGAAAATATTAAAGTCGGTGAATTATGTGAGGTAACCGCTTCGCTTTATAAAAGCCCTGCAGAATACAACCAACTGCTTACGGATTTTGGGATCGCGAATAAAAGAGGCATACTTGTAAAAGAGCTTTCCGGTGGGGAAAAACAGCGCCTGTTTATTGTGCTTGCCTTAATACCAAAGCCCAAAGTGGTGTTTTTAGATGAACTTACCACGGGTCTTGATGCAAGAGCCAGACGAGATGTTTGGCAGATACTAACAAGACTTAAGGCTGATGGACTTACAATTCTGCTGACTTCACATTTTATGGACGAGGTAGAAACCTTGTGCGATGAGATTTGCATTTTGAAAGCAGGTAAACCAGCGTTTTGCGGAACGGTTACTGAAGCAATTAATCAGAGTCCTCACGACAAATTTGAGGACGCTTACCTTTGGTTTACAGATGAAAGGAGTGCAGGTAATGAAAGCCTATAA